Sequence from the Candidatus Cybelea sp. genome:
GAGCCGTCGCGCAAGCGCGACGTGTGCACGACGAGATCGAGCGCGCTCGCGACCTGCTCGCGAATCGCGCGGATCGGGAGATCGAAGCCGGCCATCAGTACCATCGTCTCGATGCGGGAAATCGCGTCGCGCTGACTGTTGGCGTGGATCGTTGTGAGCGAGCCGTCATGGCCGGTGTTCATCGCCTGAAGCATGTCGAGGGCCTCGGGCCCGCGGCACTCGCCGATGATGATACGGTCCGGGCGCATACGCAGGGCGTTGCGGAAAAGATCGCGGATGCGGATCTCGCCGCTGCCCTCGATGTTCGGGGGGCGGGCTTCGAGCCGAATGACGTGCGACTGGTTGAGCATCAGTTCGGCCGCGTCTTCGATCGTAACGATGCGCTCGCGGTCGGGCAGAAACGAGGAAAGGATATTGAGGAACGTCGTCTTGCCGGAGCCCGTTCCGCCGCTCACCACGCAGTTGAGCCGAGCCTGGACGCACGCACGCAAAAAATCGAGCATTGGCGCGGGTGCCGCGCCGATCTTGATGAGGTCGTCTGCAGTGAGACGCTTCTGCCCAAAGCGGCGGATCGTCATCGCGGTGCCGTCGATCGCGATCGGATCGATGATGGCGTTCACGCGGGAGCCATCGGGCAAACGCGCGTCGACCATCGGCGAGGCTTCGTCGATGCGCCGGCCCAGCGGCGTGATGATGCGCTCGATGATGAGCCGCAACTGCCGGTCGTCGCTGAAGCGCTTGGCGGTGTGCTCGATCTTGCCGAAGCGCTCGACGTAGATCGTCTCGGGGCCGTTGACCATGACTTCGGTTACGTCGGGATCGCGCAGCAGATCTTCCAGCGGTCCGAGCCCCAGCGCTTCGTCGACGATCTCGCGGCGCAGATCGGCGAGGTCTTCGGCCGATCCCGCAAACTCTCGCTCGGAAACGAGGCGTGCGGCGATCTCTTCGACGCGCGATCGGAGCTCGGCGAGCTTCGCGGCGTCGCCTTGCACCGAACCGGCGGTCGCCAGATCGAACTGACGGATCAGCGCGCTATGCACTTCGGCTTTGAACGCTTGGCGCTTGACGTCGACGCTGCCGGCCACGGCTTTGGCGACGCCGTTGCCGTTGGTGCTGGGAGCGTACGGACCCGCGACCGACGGCTGCAGCATCAGCCCGTCGGGCGTCGAGGGTACGGATTGGATGTAGTTCTGCAGCGCGGTGATGCTCTTGGCGTACGCGCGATTCGTCGAGAGCGGAACTTCCGCGACGAGTTTGCTCCCGAGCGCCCGCTCGACCTCGCTGCGCGCCACCGCACCGTTCTCGCTGCGCGTGTTGGTAATCAGGTCAATGCGATTTGCCGGAACCCCGAAGCGCTGGAGATCGGCGAGCAGCGCTTGCGCTGCGGCGACGCCGAGCAGCGTGGGTTCCAGGACGACGAAGACGCGCCGGGCGCGCAACATGAAGGGCCGCACCGCCGCCGCAAAAGGCTGCGGCGCATCGACGATGATCGCGTCGAGGCCGGCGAGCGTTCCGAGGATCCCTTCGACA
This genomic interval carries:
- a CDS encoding ATPase, T2SS/T4P/T4SS family is translated as VEGILGTLAGLDAIIVDAPQPFAAAVRPFMLRARRVFVVLEPTLLGVAAAQALLADLQRFGVPANRIDLITNTRSENGAVARSEVERALGSKLVAEVPLSTNRAYAKSITALQNYIQSVPSTPDGLMLQPSVAGPYAPSTNGNGVAKAVAGSVDVKRQAFKAEVHSALIRQFDLATAGSVQGDAAKLAELRSRVEEIAARLVSEREFAGSAEDLADLRREIVDEALGLGPLEDLLRDPDVTEVMVNGPETIYVERFGKIEHTAKRFSDDRQLRLIIERIITPLGRRIDEASPMVDARLPDGSRVNAIIDPIAIDGTAMTIRRFGQKRLTADDLIKIGAAPAPMLDFLRACVQARLNCVVSGGTGSGKTTFLNILSSFLPDRERIVTIEDAAELMLNQSHVIRLEARPPNIEGSGEIRIRDLFRNALRMRPDRIIIGECRGPEALDMLQAMNTGHDGSLTTIHANSQRDAISRIETMVLMAGFDLPIRAIREQVASALDLVVHTSRLRDGS